The Haloferax volcanii DS2 DNA segment ACCAACTCCGACAACGCGCGCGTCGCCGCGGCCCCGTCGACCCGCATCATCTACAACGGGATGCGCTACGACGTCGAACCGTTCGATTCGGTCGAGTTCCGGCAGGCGATGAACTATGCCATCGACCTCGAGAGCATCGTCCAGAACGTCCTCGGCGGCTTCGGCGCGCAGACGGGCCAGCCGACGCTCCCCGAGTTCGTCGGCCACAACCCCGACCTCGACCCGTACCCGTACGACCCGGACCAGGCAGAGCAGTTGGTCGAAGAGTCCGGCTACGCCGGCGCGGAGATCGAACTCAACACGCTGGTCGGCCGCTACCTGAAGGACCTCGAAATCGCGCAGGCGGTCGCGGGCTACATCGACGAGCTACCGAACGTCACGGCGACGGTCCGCCAGCGCGACTTCGGCTCACTCGTGGACGAACTGCTCGCGGGCAGTATCGAGGCCCGCCCGCCGTGGTTCCTCATCGGCTGGGGCGAGGCGACGTTCGACGGCGGCCTCGTCATGGAGGCGCTTCTCTCCTCCGACGGGACGCTCACGACGTGGCAAAACGAGGAGTTCGACGCGCTGCTCGAACAGGCCGGCAACCAGTCCGGCGAGGAGCGCGAAGCGACGCTCCAAGAGGCGAACTGGCCCACGACCAGTGCCCGTGGATATTCCTGAACCAGCAGTACAGCGTCTACGGCGTCAACGACGCCATCGCGTGGGAGGCCCGCTCCGACGAGCGCATCGACGCGTACGCGATGAGCCAGCAGTAGTCGATGTCGCTGTCGAGGTTCCTCATCAAACGCTCGCTCCAGGGGCTGTTCGTCATCTGGGGGTCATCACGGTCGTCTTCGGCCTCCGGTTCATCTCGCCGGGGGACCCGGCGAACGTGCTGTTGCCGCCCGACGTCGACCCGGAGGTCAGAGCGCAGGTCATCGCCGAACTCGGGCTGAACGAGCCCCTGTACGTGCAGTACTGGGAGTTCATCTCGGGCGTCCCGTTCGGTGACCTCGGCCTGTCGCTCGTCACCCGGACGCCGGTCTCGGCCCGCGTCGTGGCGAGACTCCCGGCGACGCTGGAACTCGCCATCGCGGCGACAGTCGTCGCCGTCGTCATCGCGATTCCGCTCGGCGTCCTCTCTGCCACGCGGCGTCACGAGCCGGCGGACTACGGCGCGACCGTGTTCTCGCTGGTCGGCATCAGCACGCCGAACTTCTGGCTGGGCGTGATGCTCATCCTCGTGCTCGCGGTGCAGTTGGACGCGTTCCCGACCAGTCAGCGCCCCATCGGCCTCGACGGCATCGCGGTGCTTCTCGCCGGCGGCGACGTGGGCGCGGCGATACGCGGCTTCGGGACGTGGCTGTGGCATATCACGCTCCCCGCAATCACGCTCGGGACGTACTTCACCGCGCTCATCACGCGGCTCACCCGCAGCGGAATGCTCGACCAACTCGGACAGACCTACGTCCGCGCGACGCGGGCGAAGGGGCTCCCGGAGACGCTGGTCCGCTACAAGCACGCGCTTCGGAACACGCTCATCCCGGTCATCACCGTCATCGGACTCCAACTCGGCACCCTCATCGGCGGGGCCGTCATCACGGAGGCCGTCTTCGCGTGGCCGGGACTCGGGTCGCTCATCATCAACAGCATCAACGCCCGCGACTGGCCGGTCTTACAGGGCTCGCTCATCGTCGTCGCGGTCGGATTCGTCCTCGTGAACATCCTCGTCGACGCCCTGTACGCCTACGTCAACCCGCAGGTGGCCTACGATTAACGCTCTATGATATCGGAACGCACACGCAGAAACCTTCGCCGGGAACTCAGACGGAGTCTCCTCGCGAAACTCGGCATCGTCGTCGTCGTCCTCATGGTGGCGATGGCCATCTTTGCCCCGTTTATCTCGCCGTATAGCCCGTCTCAACAGGACCTCGACAACGCCCGGCAACCGCCGCTCGGCTTCAGCACGACGGAGACCAGAGAGGTGACGCAGATGGAAAACGGGAGCGTCGTCATCGAAGACGGGCAGGTCGTCACCGAGACGCAGACCGTCTACACGAACGCGACGCTCGCCCACCCGCTCGGCACCGACGGCAACGAGCGAGACATCCTCTCGCGCATCATCTACGGCGCGAGAACGTCCATCCTCGTCGGCCTGTTCGGCACGTCGCTCGCGGCGCTCATCGGCGTCCTCGTCGGGCTGTCGGCGGGGTTCTATCGCGGGCGCGTTGACGACGTGCTGATGCGGAGCGCGGACATCATGCTCGCGTTCCCCCTCGCTCGTCCTCGCAATCGCCCTCGTCGGCGTCTGGGGGCAGGCGCAAGCGCCAATCCCCGACCCGTTCGTCGCCACCGGAATCGCCCCGGCGTTCCGCTCGGCGGTCGGGTTACCGACGGGCATGCCGGAGACGGTCGTCCTCCCGGGGACGGTCATCGTCGTCGCGCTCGTCAACTGGGTGTGGTTCGCCCGCGTCGCCCGCGGCGAGGCGCTTTCCATCCGCGAGGAGGAGTACGTGAAAGCCGCGAAGGCGCTCGGCGCGAGCGACGGGCGGACGATGCTCAGACACGTCCTCCCGAACGCCATCACGCCAATCCTCGTGTTGGCGACGATTCAGGTGGCCGCCATCATCCTGCTCGAATCGGCGCTGTCGTTCCTCGGCTTCTCCGGGGCCGACGTGTCGTGGGGCTTCGACATCGCCCTCGGCCGGCAGTACCAGTCCACCGCGTGGTGGATTTCGACGATGCCCGGCCTCGCCATCGTCGTGGCGGTCATCGGGCTGAACCTCGTCGGCGACTGGCTCAGAGACGCGCTCGACCCCGGCATCGAAGGGGAGGGGGGCGTCTGAGATGGCCGACACGATTCTCAGCGTCCGCGACCTCTCCACCCGGTTTTTCACCGAGGAGGGGCAGGTCAACGCGGTCGAAAACGTCTCGTTCGACGTCGAAGACGGCGAGATATTCGGCATCGTCGGCGAGTCCGACTCCGGCAAGTCCGTGACCGCGCTGTCGGTCATCGACCTCATCGAGTCACCCGGCCGCGTGACGCAAGGCGAGATATGGTACCGCAACGCCGACCTCGCCGAGGAGTTCCGCGAGTCGAAACCGGACGCCGTCGACGGCGACCTCGTGGACATCCGACGGCTCCCGGAGGGCGTCCGCCGGTCGCTCCGCGGCCCGTCGTTCAGCATGGTGTTTCAGGACCCGATGAGCAGCTTCAACCCCTCGATAACCGTCGGCGAGCAGATAGCCGAGGCGGTCGAGGTCCAGCGCCGCGCCCGGTCGAACCCGCGCAGCACGCGCTCGCGGACGCAGGGCTACGGCCTCGGCTCGCTCCTCGTGGACTCGCTTCTCCCCTCGAAGAGCTACGTCGACGACGAGAGCATGGACCGCGCGGTCGAACTGCTCGACCAAGTCGGCATCCCCGACCCCGAGGACCGCGCCGAGGAGTACCCCCACCAGTTCTCCGGCGGGATGCTCCAGCGCGCGATGATTGCGCAGGCGCTCGCCGGCGAACCGGACGTACTCATCGCCGACGAGCCGACCACCGCGCTCGACGTGACAATTCAGGCGCAGATTCTCAACCTCCTTCGCGACCTGCAGGAACAGGAGGGGATGAGCATCCTGATGATCACCCACGACTTGGGCGTCATCGCCCGGATGTGCGACCGCGTCGGCGTCATGTACGCCGGCGAGGTCGTCGAGCGCGGCCCGCTCGCCGACATCTTCGACGACCCCGTCCACCCGTACACGCAGGGACTGTTGGGGTCGATTCCGGACGTGGACGACCCCTCGGGCCGCCTCGAACCCATCTCGGGCAACGTGCCGAGCCTGCTCGACTCGGAGATGCCCGACGCGTGTTACTTCGCCGACGGGTGTCCCAAAGCCATGACCGACTGCCTGACCCGCATCCCAGAGTACGAACTGGACGGCCGACACAGCGTCCGGTGCGTCCTCGCCGAACAGGAGTACGACCCCGCCGACGCCGTCGATTCGGTCGACGGGGGCGAGGCGGCCGGGGAGGTGAGCGCCGATGACTGAGCCGCTCCTCGCGGTTCGGGACCTCCAGAAGTACTACTTCGAACAGGACTCGTTCGTCGACAGCCTCCTCGGGCGCGACCCGACGAGCGTCAAGGCCGTCGACGGCATCTCCTTCGAGGTCGAACGCGGCGAGACGCTCGGCCTCGTCGGCGAATCCGGCTGTGGGAAGTCCACGACCGGAGAGACGCTGCTCCGACTCCGCGAGGCGACCGGCGGCGCGGTCACGTTCGACGGAAGGAACGTCTTCGAGATGGACGACGACGAACTCAAGGCGTTCCGCCGGGACGCCCAAATCGTCTTCCAGGACCCGTTTTCGAGTCTCGACCCGCGGATGACCGTCGGCGACATCGTCGCCGAACCGCTGAAGATTCACGGGATTCCCGAGTCCGCCGACGGCGAGTCCAAACGCGAGTGGCGGCGCGACAGGGTCACGGACCTGTTAGAGCGGGTCGGCCTCTCCGCGAACCACTTCGACCGCTACCCCCACGAGTTCTCCGGCGGCCAGCGCCAGCGCGTCGGCATGGCTCGCGCGCTCGCGCTCGAACCGGAGTTCATCGTCCTCGACGAACCGGTGTCGGCGCTCGACGTGTCCGTGCAGGCGCAGGTGTTGAACCTGCTCGACGATTTGCAGGAGGAGTTCGGACTGACGTATCTGTTTATCGCGCACGACCTCTCGGTCGTCCGCCACATCTGCGACCGCGTCGCCGTGATGTACCTCGGCAACATCGTCGAACTCGGTCCGACCGACGACCTGTTCGAGTCTCCGAAACACCCCTACACGAAGGCGCTGTTGGAGAGCGTTCCCCGACCCTCAACGGCCGAACACGGCCGACGGGTCGAGGCGCTGCCGGGTGACGTGCTGACGTGCCGTCGCCGCGAAACCCGCCGTCCGGCTGTCGCTTCCGGACTCGGTGTCCGGAGGTCATCCCCCCTGACGACCTCGCCATCGAACAGGGGAGTTACCGCGCCGTGATGGACCTTCGGGACGCTCTCGCGGTCGGTGACGTGAACCAAGACCATATCTGGGACGCTGCCGACCCCGACCGGGAGGACACGGAGGCGTTCATCGACGAGGCGCGCGCGCGACACGTCGACGACGAGGTCGCGAGCGTCGTCGACACGGCGCTCGGCCACCTCGCGGAGGGCGAGGTCGACCGCGCTAGCGAGACGCTTCGGGACCGCTTCGAGAGCCCCTGTGAGACGCGACGCCCCGGCGTCGGTGACGTGCCGCATCCCGCGGCCTGCCACCTCTACGAGGGTTCGGACGAGGTGATAGTCGTCGAGACGAACGCCGGCACGGCCGCCGAGGCCGACGACTGACTCGGGTCCAGCGGGCGACGAGTGCTGGCCTCGGCCGACGCCGCCCTCGCGGCACCGGCGAAACCGCCCCGTAACGAAACGTTCAGGCCCCTACCGGGCGCACCATCGCTGTGACACGGTATCGAAACGTCGGTCTGTTCGTCGTCCTCGCCGCCGTCTGGGGGTCCGCGTTCATGGCGATCAAAGCCGGGCTGGAGTTCTTCCCGCCGGTGCTGTTCGCGGCGCTCCGGTACGACGTGGCGGGGGTCGTGATGCTCGCCTACGCGCTGTACGCCACCGACTCGCCGCTCCCGCGCGGCAGAGCCGAGTGGACCGAAGTCGCCATCGGCGCGGTGTTCCTTATCGCCGCGTACCACGCGCTCCTGTTTATCGGCGAGACCGACCCCACCGTGACGAGCGCCGCTGCCGCCGTCACCGTGAGCCTCAGTCCGGTGCTCACGACCGGATTCGCGCGACTCCTGCTTCCGAGCGAGCGACTCACCCCCCTCGGCGTCGTCGGCCTCCTCCTCGGACTCGTCGGCGTCGCGGTCCTCTCGGAACTCGACCCGAGCAACCTCCTCGCCGGCGGTACGGTCGCGAAACTCCTCATCTTCGGCGCGGCCGCGGCCTTCGCCCTCGGCTCCGTCCTGACACGTCGGGTCGACTCGGAGCTGCCTATCGAGACGATGGAGGCGTGGTCGATGCTCCTCGGCGCGGGTCTGATGCACGTCGCGTCCGTCGGCCTCGGCGAGCGCCCCGGGGCGGTCGTCCTTAACGTCCAGTCGGTCGCGGCGCTCGCGTATCTCTCACTCGCGGCGAGCGCGCTCGGCTTCCTCATCTACTTCGACCTGCTCGCCCGCCTCGGTCCCATCGAAATCAACCTCGTCTCGTACGTCGCCCCCGTCTTCGCGGCGCTCTCCGGCTGGGCGTTCCTGAGCGAGGTTCCGACACCGTCCACGGTCGGCGGGTTCGCCCTCATCTTCCTCGGGTTCGTCCTCCTGAAGCGCGGGGCGATTCGGCGCGAACTCCGCTATCGATTCGGTGACGGTGCCCGCGCGACCGACTGAGTGGGCGCGCGGCTACGCGTCCGTCGCGTCCGTCGCGTCAACCCGCTCGACCGTCTCCACTTCTCCGATCATCGTCCAGCCGTCTTCGCCGGGACGCTGTCGACCGACGACGACCGCGTCGTTGTGCTCCGTCGTCGCGAACCGATAGACTGCGTCGTCGCCGTCGAGTCCGCCTTCGGCCTGAAAGTCGGTCTGGAAGAACTCCGCGCTCTCCAGCGTGAACGTGCCGTCTATCTCCTCGCCGACGACGAGGCGCATAGCGTTCGGGTGGATGTTGTACATGCGCTTTGCGACGCGATTGAGGTCGGGCATACCCCGACAGTTGCGCCCGCGGGCTAAATCCCTGCGGGAGCGACGTCGACCGAACCATCCGTCGGACCGCGGGCGACGTGTCGGGCTCCCGGCCGTATCGAGCGCCGCGTTCGAACCGGAGAAAACCCGCGGAAATTCAGGGTTCGACGACCGTTCAAGAACGTGTGACTATTCCGTGAATAAAAGATTTAGGCGAGGTTATGAAGTATTAGGCGGCCGCTCGTCTATCGATGAAACTTCACATTTACCGGATAGTCGTGGGTAAACGAGTATGAAACGAGTCGAATTCTCGCACCTAATTATGACCCCTCCGCTCCATGTTGTAGTCGTAGGTGCCCCCCAACCAATGTCGAACTCCCCATCCACGGTCCCCCGTGAACGCCTCTCCCAACTCCGCGAGGTCGTAACGGAAGAACGGCCGCTCCGCCTCGGCTTCGAACTCGTCGCCGCACCGCTTCGGTTCGTCGGCTTCTGGGCCGCAGTCGCCCTCCCGTTCCTGTATCTTCCCTTGCTGTTCGGCGGCCTCGAAGCCAGCGATTCCACCGTCTTCGGAGCGCTTCTCGCAGTCAACGCACTCGCGCTCGTCATCGGCCACAACTACGCCCGTTCGTAGACGCGGTCGTACACCGGCGCGGGTCGTGGTTTACGACAACGAACTGCGTTTTCCCTCCATCTCCGCGGCCGTCCTCTCGTTTCCCGTCTCTCGGGCTCTGTGCGGCCATCCGGCCCCTGCCGGATGTCCCTCACGTTCGACCATCGGGAACCGAGTCGCTTTACCGCGGTCCGGTCTTCGGAGTCAGTATGTCGCTTTCGATGGTTCCACTGGGACGGACCGGAACGACGGTCTCCGAGCTCGCGTTCGGGACGTGGCGGTTCGGTCGGCAGAACGACGACGGCGCGGTCGAGGTCGGACGCGACCGCGCCCACGAGCTGCTCGACGCCTACGCCGCCGCCGGCGGGAACTTCATCGACACCGCCGATATGTACGGCGACGGTGCCAGCGAGACGTACATCGGCGAGTGGCTCGGGGAGCGCGACCGCGAGGAGTTCGTCGTCGCGTCCAAGGTTTTCTGGCCCACCCGCGAGGACGCCAACGGCCGCGGGCTCAACCGGAAGCATCTCCGCCGCCAGATAGACCGCATTCTCGACCGGCTCGGCACCGACTACGTCGACCTGCTGTACATCCATCGGTGGGACGACGAGACGCCGGTCGAGGAGTTCATGCGGACGCTCGACGGGTTCGTCCGCGACGGGAAGGTGAACTACCTCGGCACCTCGACGCTCGAACCCAACGCCTGGAAGGTCGTCAAGGCGAACGAACTCGCCGACAAGCGCGGCTACGAGCCGTTCAAAGTCGCCCAGCCGCGGTACAACGCCGTCAACCGCGAGATAGAGGGGAACTACCTCGATATGTGCGCCGACTACGACATCGGCATCGTCCCGTGGTCGCCGCTGGCCGGCGGCTTCCTCACGGGCAAGTACGCCCGCGACGAGCGCCCCCCCGCGGACTCTCGCGCGGCGAACGACCAGCGATTCGCCGACTCGTATCTCACGCCGGCGAACTTCGACGCGCTCGAACAGGTCGAGGAGGTCGCCGAGGCGGTCGGCGCGTCGCCCGCGCAGGTCAGCCTCGCGTGGCTCATGCATCACCCGCAGGTCACCGCGCCGATTGTCGGCGCGCGAACGGTCGACCAGCTCGGCGAGAACGTCGTGGCCGCGGACATCGACCTCACGCCCGACCAGTTCGAACGCATCTCGGTCGCCAAGCGTCACTTGTCCGCGTAACAGCTTCGGAAGCGGCCCCGAACCGTCAGGTGTAGGTGTCGTCGGCGGGTATCGGCGCGCATGACCGACGACGCGTTCGACGCCGACGCCTACGTCTCCGAGCTCCGGGCGAAGCGCGAGGAGAAAGACGACTTCTTCGGGTCGCACCCGCAGTCACCGATTCCGCCGGAGGAACGGGACGACTTCGACGGCCTCGACTACTTCGACCCCGACCCCGACTACCGCGTGACCGCCTCGGTCGAGACGCACGCCGACCCCGAACCGGTGACGATGGACACCTCGACCGACGGCGAGGTCCGGTATCTCCGCGTCGCCACGTTCCACTTCGAACTCCGCGACACCGACCTCACCCTCGGCGCGTACCGTCAGGAACACGACGACTCGCCGACGCTGTTCGTCCCCTTCCGCGACAAGACGACGGGACAGCAGACCTACAACGGCGGTCGGTACATGGAACTCACGCCCGACGCGCCCCTCGACGAGTTGGAGGAGGTCGTCGTCGACTTCAACCTCGCGTACAACCCGTTTTGCGCGTTCACCGAGGCCTTCGAATGTCCGCTTCCGCCCGAGGAGAACTGGCTCGACGTGGTCGTTCCTGCTGGCGAACGGGACTACGAGTAACCCGGCGAATCAAAAGCGCAAGTTCCATATCGGACGCTTCCGGAGAGACCGACATGGGACTGCTCAGTTCGAAGAAAGCCGTCATCGGGATGGTGCTGATGATCGTCGGGACGCTCGCTATGCTGCCGGGAATGCTGCCGAACTCCGCGCAGGTGATGTCCTACGCACTCGTCGTCGGTGCCGGCGCGCTCACCCTCGGAACGTGGATGGTCGGCACGTCCGAGGACGGCCGCCCGGTCTGAGACCGGCGCGTTTCCCCGTTGTAACGGCGAAGAATCGGCTGTTCTCGCGACGACGTAGTTTGTCCGTCTGATCGGGTGTCAGCGACGCGGCCGGACGCGCGCCGCAGGAGTCGAATCAGCCGCGGCTCGGTGGGTCGGCCAGTCGGAAGAAAACGATGCCGCGAAGGCTGTGTCGCGTTCAGGCGTCGGGACCGGACCAGCTCTGGAGGGTGGCGGAGTTACTGCCACTCTCGGAGGTCCAGATGACTCGAACAGTCGCGGTCGAGAGGTCGTCGGCGTTCTGCTCGACAACCGTCGCTTGGCTCCCGGCGGTAATCTCCGAATCCGAGGTTATCGATTCCCAGGTCTCGGTCGTCCCGCTCGCCCCTGCGAGTTGACCCGCGGAGTCGTTCAGGGCAACCGAGGAGGTGATGTTGACCTGCGCGGCGTCGATTGACGTCCCGCTCTCGTGGGTGACCGTGAGGGCGGTGCCGTTGTAGTCGAAACCGAAGCTCGCCTGCGGAGCAGTGTTGCCGACCTGGTCCCCGAGGCCGAGGACGAACGTCCCGATGACGGCCGCGAGGATGACGGTAATCGCGACCATGAGGATGACGCCGATGACCGGCGACACCGCGTCGTCTTCCGCGAGGAGGTGTTTGAAATTCATCTATCCGTTGTAGGTCCACTGCTGGAGCGTAGAGGACGTACTGCCACTCTGCGAGTTCCAGACGACGCGAACGGTATCGCCGTCAGCGAATCCACCGGAGTTGTTTACAACGGCGGACCCACCTGCAGTGATCGGGTCGGAGCCACCGTAACTGGTCCAGTTATTACCGGAATTGGAGAAGTTACCGGTTATCGTGACTTGGTTCGCGGCAATCTGTTCGCCACTCTCGTGGGTGATCGTCAGGTTGTCGGTGCCGTCGTAATCGAAGCTAAAGCTCGCCTGCGGCGACGTTTCGCTGACTTGGTCCCCGAGGCCGAGGACGAACGTCCCGATGACGGCCGCGAGAATCACTGTAATCGCCACCATCAGGATAACCCCGATGACGGGACTGACTGCACGGTCTTCCGTGAAGAGATGTTTGAGTTGCATGCGTTATGTCCGACACCCGGACGGTATCGCTCGCCGAAGACGCCGGTGGCGCGGTCGTCGCTGCGCGACCAGCATCCCTGCCCGGCACCCGTCGCGGTGTGTCCACCCGACTCGTATCCCCGGGATGACTTAAATCTACGTACCAGATTAATGGTCAATTTCGCCCTTGAATTCGGGCATTAATATAGTGTTTATATTGTGTTTAAGTCTATAACCACACCCTTTGAGAGAGAATTTTAAAGAACATCTGACACGTTCTCGGGAGTTTCTTTTCTATCCCGTGTTCGTCGCCGCGCTTACCGGTCGGTCACGACCCCGGCTGTCCCCGTTCACGACCGGGTCGAACACGGCGACGAGAGACGAGATAGTACGAACTCGCGGAGCGGAGACACAAAAGAAAAACGCGGAACGAACGTGACGAGACCGCGACTGCGACGGGGTACTACCTCGCGTTCAGCACTCGGACCAGCCGCAGTTCTGGCAGGTCTTACAGCCTTCGGAGTAGTAGAGGTCCATCTCGCCGCACTCGGGACACTCGGGGCTCTCGCCCGCCGCGAGCAGGTCCGCGACGGCGTCGTTGTCGGACCCGTCGTCGACGGCGACGCCGCCGTCGGTGTCCGCGTTGGCGTCCTCGGCCGCGGCGGCCTCGGCTTCGACCTCGGTCAGGTTCTGCTGTTGCGGGTAGCCCTTGTCGATGTCGCCGTCGAGATACCGCCGCATCGCGGTCCCGATAGCGTCCGGGATGGAGTTAATCTGCTCTCCTTTGTCCCAGGCGACCTTCGGGCTCCGGATACCCTTGAGTTCGTTCGCAATCTCCTCGGGGTCGACGCCCGAGCGGAGCGACGTCGAGACGGTCTTGGCGAGCGCCTCGGTGAAGGAGGCGGTGAAGCCGCCGGAGTTGCCGATGTTGGCGAACAGCTCGAACGGCTCGCCGTGTTCGTCCTCGTTGATGTTGACGTAGAGCTTCCCGTAGCCGGTGTCGATGCGCTGGGTGACGCCGTACAGCACGTCCGGACGGGGGCGCTTCTTGCCCACGTCGCTCGGGGAGTCGGCGAAGGCGAGTTCGAGTTCGCTGCCGATGAGGTCCGAGACCTCCTCGGAGTCGAGGAACGCCTCCACGTTGCCGAACACGTCGCGAATCTGCGAGACGATGGCCTCGGCGGCCTCCTCGTCGTCGGAGAACTCGGTGTTCTTCGCGCGCGTGGTGAGCACCTGCTTCGAGCGGGTACCGTCGCGGTAGACGGTGACGCCCTTGCCGCCGTGGTCGTAGATGTAGCGGTAGACCTCGTCCATGTCCTCTTTCGAGGCGCTGTTCGGGAAGTTACAGGTCTTCGAGATGGCGGAGTCGACGCCGCTCTGGAGGGCGCACTGGACGCCCGCGTGCTCGATACCCGCGAGGTCCGAGGTCACGACGAACAGTTCGGAGATAGCGTCCGGAACCGTCGACAGCGAGGAGAGGCCGTCGAACTGGTTGCTCGCCATCTGCTCTTGTGCCTCCTGCTTTACGGCCTCGACGTCGATGTCGTTGGCCTCCAGCACGCGGAGGAAGTAGTCGTCGAACTCGACGAGCATCTCGTCGCCCTGCACGTCGTCGGAGACGTTCTTGTAGTAGGCGACGTTGTAGATGGGCTCACAGCCGCCGGTGGTGTTCGACACCATCGACGTGGTGCCCGTCGGGGCGATGGTCGTCGTGTTGTGGTTGCGAATCGGGTAGCCGTCTTCCCAGTCGTCGGCGTCCTCGCCGGTGTGGTGTTCGAACCACTCGCGGTACTCGGTCGGGTTCGCGTACTTCGAGTCCTCCCACGCCTCGAACGGGCCGCGTTCTTCGGCGAGTTCGTGGGACGCCCGCTTGGACCCGTGGTTGATGTGGGTCATGAGCTGCTGGGCGATTTCGTTGCCCTCGTCGGAGCCGTAGCGGACGCCGAGCTGGATGTACAGCTGAGCGAGACCCATGATGCCGAGCCCGATTTTGCGGAGTTCGCGGACCTTCTCCTCGATTTTCTCGACCGGGAAGTCCGACATCGTGACGACGTTTTCGAGGAAGCGCGTGCCGCTTTCGATGCGGTGGTTGAACTCCTCCCAGTCGACGGCGTCTTCGAGGAACGCCTCCGTCGCGGCCTCCAGCGAGTCGTACTCGTCGCTGTGGGCGTCGTACCAGACGCGCCAGTCGGGCGAATCCTCCGCGACGAGCGTCGAGAGGTTGATGTGACCGAGGTTACACGCCTCGTACTCCTCCAGCGGCTGTTCGCCGCAGGGGTTGGTGGCGAGAATCTGGTGGTCGGGGTGTTTCTCGACGTCGAAGGAGTGCTCCTTGTTCGCGCGTTCGAGGTAGACGACGCCGGGTTCGCCGTTCTCCCACGCGCCCTCGATAATCTGGTCCCAGAGTTCCTTCGCGGGGACCGAAAGCACCTCGCCGACCTCGACGTACTCGCCGAGACCGAACATGTCGTAGATTTCCTTCGTCTGGGGCGTGGCGACGTGCGGCTCTTCGGTGCGAGGGTTCGTGAAGACGAACTCCTCGTCGTTGTACAGCGCCTTCATGAAGCCGTCGGTGATGCCGACGGAGATGTTGAAGTTCGAGAGGTGGCCCTCGACGGCGTTGCGGAGGTGCTTGGGGACGCGGCCGTCCTCGTCGATGAGTTCGCGCGCCTCGTCGAGCGCGTCGACGAACTTGGTGTGGGTGAAGTCGTCGGGGTCGTTCAGGCGGAGCGTGTGCGCGAGCGACACGTCCTTGTTCTTCGCGTGGAGGAACTGGATGACGTCGGGGTGGCTGACGCGCATGACGCCCATCTGTGCGCCGCGGCGCGCGCCGCCCTGTGCGATGGTCTCGCACATCTGGTCGAACGTCCGCATGAACGTGATGGGGCCGGAGGCGATGCCGCCGGTCGAGCCGACCGCGTCGCCGTAGGGGCGGAGCTTCCAGAAGGCGTAGCCCATGCCGCCGCCGGACTGGAACACCTCGGCGGCCTCCTTGGCCGTCTGGTGTATGTCCGTGATGTCGTCGGCGGGTGAGTCGACGAAACAGGCCGAGAGCTGCTGGAGTTCGTCGCCGGCGTTCAT contains these protein-coding regions:
- a CDS encoding adenosylcobalamin-dependent ribonucleoside-diphosphate reductase, yielding MSDANLSTDELVLPVKRTEGETLEARMTGNAYNNILPARYLRKDADGDLVETQEDLFPRVAKNIALAEAVFEAEKRDIELTVTPDLIKPDHPRRDELAAEVFGKGVTADDDEAETTLSVYNVNKFAYDTLVPELPEEVREVVVEKRETFEELMEQLSFMPNSPTLMNAGDELQQLSACFVDSPADDITDIHQTAKEAAEVFQSGGGMGYAFWKLRPYGDAVGSTGGIASGPITFMRTFDQMCETIAQGGARRGAQMGVMRVSHPDVIQFLHAKNKDVSLAHTLRLNDPDDFTHTKFVDALDEARELIDEDGRVPKHLRNAVEGHLSNFNISVGITDGFMKALYNDEEFVFTNPRTEEPHVATPQTKEIYDMFGLGEYVEVGEVLSVPAKELWDQIIEGAWENGEPGVVYLERANKEHSFDVEKHPDHQILATNPCGEQPLEEYEACNLGHINLSTLVAEDSPDWRVWYDAHSDEYDSLEAATEAFLEDAVDWEEFNHRIESGTRFLENVVTMSDFPVEKIEEKVRELRKIGLGIMGLAQLYIQLGVRYGSDEGNEIAQQLMTHINHGSKRASHELAEERGPFEAWEDSKYANPTEYREWFEHHTGEDADDWEDGYPIRNHNTTTIAPTGTTSMVSNTTGGCEPIYNVAYYKNVSDDVQGDEMLVEFDDYFLRVLEANDIDVEAVKQEAQEQMASNQFDGLSSLSTVPDAISELFVVTSDLAGIEHAGVQCALQSGVDSAISKTCNFPNSASKEDMDEVYRYIYDHGGKGVTVYRDGTRSKQVLTTRAKNTEFSDDEEAAEAIVSQIRDVFGNVEAFLDSEEVSDLIGSELELAFADSPSDVGKKRPRPDVLYGVTQRIDTGYGKLYVNINEDEHGEPFELFANIGNSGGFTASFTEALAKTVSTSLRSGVDPEEIANELKGIRSPKVAWDKGEQINSIPDAIGTAMRRYLDGDIDKGYPQQQNLTEVEAEAAAAEDANADTDGGVAVDDGSDNDAVADLLAAGESPECPECGEMDLYYSEGCKTCQNCGWSEC